A part of Streptomyces sp. SLBN-31 genomic DNA contains:
- a CDS encoding nucleotidyltransferase domain-containing protein, producing MAEKVLSKGLDPQGYIEREGSLGRVPHAFRPVVAAARDRLLHVFGALLHSAYLYGSIPRGTARVGRSDLDLLVALREEPSDADRDAVRALGEALDAEFPQIDGVGTLLFGRARLLSDAETYDLGWFVACLCTPLLGEDLAEYLPRYRPDSRLARETNGDLALLLPRWRERVAAADATETALRPLVRFLSRHLVRTGFTLVMPRWNGWTSDLTEMAEIFGAYYPERSEQMRAAAVRGREPTGDLAVLRSYVDDLGPWLADEYTRVHGVKSPRPD from the coding sequence ATGGCCGAAAAGGTGCTCTCCAAGGGGCTCGACCCGCAGGGCTACATCGAGCGTGAAGGCTCCCTGGGCCGCGTTCCGCACGCCTTCCGCCCCGTCGTCGCCGCGGCCCGCGACCGGCTGCTGCACGTCTTCGGCGCCCTGCTGCACAGCGCGTACCTCTACGGGTCGATTCCGCGCGGCACCGCGCGCGTGGGGCGCAGCGACCTGGATCTGCTGGTCGCCCTGCGCGAGGAGCCGTCCGACGCGGACCGGGACGCCGTACGGGCTCTGGGTGAAGCGCTCGACGCGGAGTTCCCGCAGATCGACGGGGTCGGCACGCTCCTCTTCGGCCGGGCGCGGCTGCTCAGCGACGCCGAGACGTACGACCTCGGGTGGTTCGTGGCCTGTCTGTGCACCCCGCTGCTCGGGGAGGACCTCGCCGAGTACCTGCCGCGCTACCGGCCCGACTCCCGGCTCGCCCGCGAGACCAACGGCGACCTGGCGCTGCTCCTTCCCCGCTGGCGCGAGCGCGTCGCGGCCGCCGACGCCACCGAGACGGCCCTGCGGCCCCTGGTGCGCTTCCTGTCGCGCCATCTCGTCCGCACCGGGTTCACGCTGGTCATGCCCCGCTGGAACGGCTGGACGAGCGATCTGACGGAGATGGCGGAGATCTTCGGCGCGTACTACCCGGAGCGGTCCGAGCAGATGCGCGCGGCCGCCGTACGCGGCCGTGAACCGACCGGCGACCTCGCCGTGCTGCGCTCCTACGTCGACGACCTCGGACCGTGGCTCGCCGACGAGTACACGCGCGTGCACGGCGTGAAATCCCCCCGGCCGGACTAG
- a CDS encoding NUDIX hydrolase: protein MANGQWFPQDWPERIRALAEGTLTPVVPKRAATVMLLKDTDGGPVVHMLRRRASMAFAGGAYAYPGGGVDPRDDEHHVRWAGPTRAWWAERLGVDERTAQAIVCAAVRETYEEAGVLLAGPSADSVVGDTTGEDWEADRAALVARDFSFAEFLDRRGLVLRSDLLGAWARWITPEFESRRYDTFFFVAALPHGQRTRNASTEADRTVWIRPGDAAEGYDKGELLMMPPTIATLRRLAPYGSAADALAAAPAQDMTAVLAQARLEDGRIVLTWPGHDEFTKRIPTDLPTGGA, encoded by the coding sequence ATGGCGAATGGGCAGTGGTTTCCGCAGGACTGGCCGGAGCGCATCCGCGCGCTCGCGGAGGGCACGCTCACTCCGGTGGTCCCCAAGCGCGCGGCCACCGTCATGCTCCTGAAGGACACCGACGGCGGTCCCGTCGTCCACATGCTGCGCAGACGCGCCTCCATGGCCTTCGCCGGAGGCGCGTACGCGTATCCGGGCGGCGGCGTCGACCCGCGCGACGACGAGCACCACGTCCGCTGGGCGGGCCCCACGCGCGCGTGGTGGGCCGAGCGGCTCGGCGTCGACGAGCGCACGGCCCAGGCCATCGTCTGCGCGGCCGTCCGCGAGACGTACGAGGAGGCGGGCGTCCTGCTCGCCGGGCCCTCCGCCGACTCCGTGGTCGGCGACACCACGGGCGAGGACTGGGAGGCCGACCGCGCCGCCCTGGTCGCCCGCGACTTCTCCTTCGCCGAGTTCCTCGACCGCCGCGGCCTGGTGCTGCGCTCGGACCTGCTCGGCGCCTGGGCGCGCTGGATCACCCCGGAGTTCGAGTCCCGCCGCTACGACACCTTCTTCTTCGTTGCCGCCCTGCCGCACGGCCAGCGCACCCGCAACGCCTCCACGGAGGCCGACCGCACGGTGTGGATCCGGCCCGGGGACGCGGCCGAGGGCTACGACAAGGGCGAGCTGCTGATGATGCCGCCCACCATCGCCACGCTGCGCCGCCTCGCCCCGTACGGCTCGGCCGCCGACGCGCTCGCCGCCGCCCCCGCGCAGGACATGACCGCCGTACTGGCACAGGCCCGTCTGGAGGACGGCCGGATCGTGCTGACCTGGCCCGGTCACGACGAGTTCACCAAGCGCATCCCGACCGACCTTCCGACCGGTGGAGCCTGA
- a CDS encoding Crp/Fnr family transcriptional regulator yields MDDVLRRNPLFAALDDEQAAELRASMSEVTLARGDSLFHEGDPGDRLYVVTEGKVKLHRTSPDGRENMLAVVGPGELIGELSLFDPGPRTATATALTEVKLLGLGHGDLQPWLNVRPEVAGALLRAVARRLRKTNDQMSDLVFSDVPGRVARALLDLSRRFGVQSEEGIHVVHDLTQEELAQLVGASRETVNKALADFAQRGWLRLEARAVILLDVERLAKRSR; encoded by the coding sequence GTGGACGACGTTCTGCGGCGGAACCCGCTCTTCGCGGCGCTCGACGACGAGCAGGCCGCGGAGCTCCGCGCCTCCATGAGTGAGGTGACCCTCGCGCGCGGCGACTCGCTCTTCCACGAGGGCGACCCCGGTGACCGGCTCTACGTGGTCACCGAGGGCAAGGTCAAGCTGCACCGCACCTCCCCCGACGGCCGCGAGAACATGCTCGCCGTCGTCGGCCCCGGCGAACTGATCGGCGAGCTGTCGCTGTTCGACCCGGGCCCGCGCACCGCCACGGCCACCGCGCTGACCGAGGTCAAGCTGCTCGGTCTCGGCCACGGCGACCTCCAGCCCTGGCTGAACGTCCGCCCCGAGGTGGCCGGCGCCCTGCTGCGCGCCGTCGCGCGGCGTCTGCGCAAGACCAACGACCAGATGTCCGACCTGGTCTTCTCGGACGTTCCCGGCCGTGTCGCCCGCGCCCTGCTGGACCTCTCGCGCCGCTTCGGCGTGCAGTCCGAGGAGGGCATCCACGTCGTCCACGACCTCACCCAGGAGGAGCTGGCCCAGCTGGTCGGCGCGTCCCGGGAGACGGTCAACAAGGCGCTGGCCGACTTCGCGCAGCGGGGCTGGCTCCGCCTGGAGGCGCGTGCGGTGATCCTGCTGGACGTCGAGCGGCTGGCGAAGCGGTCCCGCTGA
- a CDS encoding MBL fold metallo-hydrolase — protein MTDASTLPGRPRGGVLTGPATPRAVNVLAPNASPMTLDGTNTWILSEPDSDLAVVVDPGPLDEGHLRTVVDTAEQAGKRIALTLLTHGHPDHAEGAARFAELTATRVRALDPALRLGDEGLAAGDVIAVGGLELRVVPTPGHTSDSLCFHLPADRAVLTGDTVLGRGTTVVAHPDGRLGDYLDSLRRLRSLTVDDGVHTVLPGHGPVLEDAQGAVEFYLAHRAHRLAQVETAVEDGYRTPSQVVAHVYADVDRSLWPAAELSVRAQMDYLEEHGLI, from the coding sequence ATGACCGACGCGAGCACCCTCCCCGGCCGGCCCAGGGGCGGGGTCCTGACCGGCCCCGCCACGCCCCGGGCCGTCAACGTCCTGGCCCCGAACGCCTCGCCGATGACCCTCGACGGCACCAACACCTGGATCCTCTCCGAACCCGACTCCGACCTGGCCGTCGTCGTCGATCCCGGCCCGCTGGACGAGGGCCACCTGCGCACGGTCGTCGACACGGCCGAGCAGGCCGGCAAGCGCATCGCCCTCACCCTCCTCACCCACGGCCACCCCGACCACGCTGAGGGCGCCGCCCGTTTCGCCGAGCTGACCGCCACGCGCGTGCGTGCCCTGGACCCGGCGCTGCGGCTGGGCGACGAGGGCCTCGCGGCCGGTGACGTGATAGCCGTCGGCGGACTGGAGCTCAGGGTCGTCCCCACTCCGGGCCACACCTCGGACTCCCTGTGCTTCCACCTGCCGGCCGACCGGGCCGTCCTGACCGGCGACACCGTCCTTGGGCGCGGTACGACGGTCGTGGCGCACCCCGACGGCCGGCTGGGCGACTACCTGGACTCGCTGCGCCGGCTGCGCTCGCTGACGGTCGACGACGGCGTCCACACCGTCCTGCCGGGCCACGGTCCCGTCCTGGAGGACGCCCAGGGCGCCGTCGAGTTCTACCTGGCCCACCGCGCCCACCGCCTCGCCCAGGTCGAGACGGCGGTCGAGGACGGCTACCGCACCCCCTCCCAGGTCGTCGCGCACGTCTACGCGGACGTGGACCGCTCCCTGTGGCCGGCGGCCGAACTGTCGGTGCGGGCGCAGATGGACTACCTGGAGGAGCACGGGCTGATCTAG